The Amycolatopsis viridis genome window below encodes:
- a CDS encoding SLC13 family permease, whose translation MVAAVGSLGALGAVLGFAMARPRGWPEAVAAVPAALLVLALGLVPPREAGARIATLAPTLGFLAAILVLADLANREGVFRWLGVRLATACRGRSRLLLALTFAAAAGTTAILSLDATVVLLTPVVLATAQTLGLPPKPHLYACAHLANSASTLLPVSNLTNLLAFAASGLTFTGFAALMALPWLVTLAVELAVFLWFFRRDLTGHSRAPETGLPTPVFALVVLALTLAGFGAGPLIGLAPGWVAAIAAAVLAVRALLRRETGPRQLVAAANPPLVLFVAGLAVVVQAVSDHVLGGPLRALLPATTGLPELLLTAFVAAALANLVNNLPATLILLSAIGPHPAPGVLLAVLLGVNIGPNATYVGSLATLLWRRVLGRDAPGLGEFTRLGLATVPAGLAAATVALWLVL comes from the coding sequence ATGGTCGCGGCGGTCGGGAGCCTGGGTGCGCTCGGGGCCGTTCTCGGGTTCGCCATGGCCCGGCCGCGCGGCTGGCCGGAAGCGGTCGCCGCGGTCCCGGCCGCACTGCTCGTCCTCGCCCTCGGCCTGGTGCCGCCCCGGGAGGCGGGCGCCCGGATCGCGACCTTGGCGCCCACGCTCGGGTTCCTCGCGGCGATCCTGGTCCTCGCCGACCTGGCCAACCGCGAGGGTGTCTTCCGCTGGCTCGGTGTCCGGCTGGCCACCGCCTGCCGCGGCCGGTCGCGCCTGCTGCTCGCCCTGACGTTCGCCGCGGCGGCCGGCACCACGGCGATCCTCAGCCTCGACGCGACGGTCGTGCTGCTGACCCCGGTGGTCCTCGCGACCGCGCAGACACTGGGCCTGCCGCCGAAACCGCACCTGTACGCGTGCGCCCACCTCGCCAACTCGGCGTCCACGCTGCTGCCCGTCTCCAACCTGACGAACCTGCTGGCCTTCGCCGCCTCCGGGCTCACCTTCACCGGGTTCGCCGCGCTGATGGCGCTGCCGTGGCTGGTCACCCTCGCCGTCGAGCTGGCGGTCTTCCTGTGGTTCTTCCGGCGCGACCTCACCGGGCACTCCCGCGCCCCGGAGACCGGCCTGCCGACGCCGGTGTTCGCGCTCGTCGTCCTCGCGCTGACGCTCGCCGGGTTCGGCGCCGGGCCGCTGATCGGACTGGCACCCGGCTGGGTCGCCGCGATCGCCGCCGCCGTCCTGGCCGTGCGCGCGCTGCTGCGCCGGGAAACCGGCCCGCGGCAGCTGGTGGCCGCGGCGAATCCGCCACTCGTGCTGTTCGTGGCGGGGCTCGCGGTCGTGGTGCAGGCGGTGTCGGACCACGTGCTCGGCGGCCCGCTGCGGGCGCTGCTGCCGGCCACCACCGGACTGCCCGAACTGCTGCTCACCGCGTTCGTCGCGGCAGCGCTGGCGAACCTCGTCAACAACCTGCCCGCCACGCTGATCCTGCTGTCCGCGATCGGCCCGCACCCGGCGCCCGGGGTGCTGCTCGCCGTCCTGCTCGGGGTGAACATCGGCCCGAACGCCACCTACGTCGGTTCGCTGGCGACGCTGCTGTGGCGACGGGTCCTCGGCCGGGACGCGCCCGGCCTGGGCGAGTTCACCCGGCTCGGCCTGGCGACGGTCCCGGCCGGTCTGGCGGCGGCGACCGTCGCGCTGTGGCTGGTGCTCTAG
- a CDS encoding bifunctional RNase H/acid phosphatase, whose translation MKVVVEADGGSRGNPGPAGYGAVVRDAATGEVLAERREGLGVATNNVAEYSGLIAGLRAAAGLGATEVAVRMDSKLVVEQMSGRWKIKHEALRPLAGQARELAAGFAGVTYEWIPRAQNAHADRLANEAMDTQAGRSTATERTTPQKWTGAQGTPTRMMLLRHGQTAMSVDRRYSGRGDVPLTEQGLQQAAAAAKRLAAMPDLGADTAVVASPLTRTRQTAQAVADALGARVATDPGLLETDFGEWEGLTFAEAAERDPELHGRWLRDPSVPAPGGESFDEVHRRVRRARDELVETHSGRTIVVVSHVTPIKSLLRLGLDAGPSLLFRLHLDLASLSIVEFYPDGNASVRLVNDISHLG comes from the coding sequence GTGAAGGTCGTCGTCGAGGCCGACGGCGGCTCGCGCGGCAACCCCGGCCCGGCCGGGTACGGCGCGGTGGTCCGCGACGCGGCCACCGGCGAGGTGCTGGCCGAGCGGCGGGAGGGCCTGGGCGTGGCGACGAACAACGTCGCCGAGTACTCCGGCCTGATCGCCGGACTGCGGGCCGCGGCCGGGCTCGGTGCCACCGAGGTGGCCGTGCGGATGGATTCCAAGCTGGTGGTCGAGCAGATGTCCGGCCGTTGGAAGATCAAGCACGAGGCGCTGCGCCCGCTCGCCGGCCAGGCTCGTGAGCTGGCCGCCGGGTTCGCGGGCGTGACCTACGAGTGGATCCCGCGCGCGCAGAACGCGCACGCCGACCGGCTCGCGAACGAGGCCATGGACACCCAGGCCGGACGGAGCACGGCCACCGAGCGCACCACCCCGCAGAAGTGGACCGGCGCACAGGGCACCCCCACGCGGATGATGTTGCTGCGGCACGGGCAGACCGCGATGTCGGTGGACCGCCGCTACTCCGGCCGTGGCGACGTGCCGCTCACCGAACAGGGCCTGCAGCAGGCGGCAGCCGCCGCGAAACGCCTCGCGGCGATGCCGGATCTCGGTGCGGACACCGCGGTGGTGGCCTCCCCGCTGACCCGCACCCGGCAGACCGCCCAGGCCGTCGCCGACGCGCTCGGTGCACGCGTGGCAACCGATCCCGGTCTGCTGGAGACCGACTTCGGCGAGTGGGAGGGCCTGACGTTCGCCGAGGCCGCTGAGCGCGACCCCGAGCTGCACGGCCGGTGGCTGCGCGACCCGTCCGTGCCGGCGCCGGGCGGGGAGAGCTTCGACGAGGTGCACCGGCGGGTGCGCCGCGCGCGGGACGAGCTGGTCGAGACCCACAGCGGGCGGACGATCGTGGTGGTCAGCCACGTCACGCCGATCAAGTCGCTGCTGCGGCTCGGGCTGGACGCCGGTCCGTCGCTGCTGTTCCGGCTGCACCTGGACCTCGCGTCGCTGTCGATCGTCGAGTTCTACCCGGACGGCAACGCGTCGGTCCGGCTGGTCAACGACATCTCCCACCTGGGCTAG
- a CDS encoding zinc ribbon domain-containing protein: protein MKAEPAVQRQLLELAKVDAELSRVEHRRRTMPETAEIEGIEKTLRELRDTAVRHETAASDLDREIARQEKEIESVRAREERDRKLIDGGTVNAKQVTDLQHELETLARRQSALEDDLLELMERREALTLDVQRTGAEVDKTEQALADVRSRRDETLADLDTTKARREEDRAKLVPRFPEGLLKLYERVRAHKGIGAALVRQRRCLACNMEFDRNTVAEIKAAAEDEVVQCENCGAILVRTVESGL, encoded by the coding sequence GTGAAGGCAGAGCCGGCCGTCCAGCGTCAGCTGCTCGAGCTCGCGAAAGTGGATGCCGAGCTGTCCCGGGTCGAGCACCGCCGCCGCACCATGCCCGAGACCGCCGAGATCGAGGGCATCGAGAAGACCCTCCGCGAGCTGCGGGACACCGCGGTCCGCCACGAGACCGCGGCCTCGGACCTGGACCGCGAGATCGCGCGCCAGGAGAAGGAGATCGAGTCGGTGCGCGCCCGCGAGGAGCGCGACCGCAAGCTGATCGACGGCGGCACCGTCAACGCCAAGCAGGTCACCGACCTGCAGCACGAGCTGGAGACCCTGGCCCGCCGCCAGAGCGCGCTCGAGGACGACCTGCTGGAGCTGATGGAGCGCCGCGAGGCCCTGACCCTGGACGTGCAGCGCACCGGCGCCGAGGTGGACAAGACCGAGCAGGCACTGGCCGACGTGCGGAGCCGCCGCGACGAGACGCTCGCCGACCTGGACACCACGAAGGCCCGCCGCGAGGAGGACCGCGCCAAGCTGGTGCCGCGGTTCCCGGAGGGCCTGCTGAAGCTGTACGAGCGGGTCCGCGCGCACAAGGGCATCGGCGCCGCGCTGGTCCGGCAGCGCCGCTGCCTGGCGTGCAACATGGAGTTCGACCGCAACACGGTGGCCGAGATCAAGGCCGCGGCCGAGGACGAGGTCGTGCAGTGCGAGAACTGCGGCGCGATCCTGGTGCGCACCGTGGAGTCGGGCCTGTGA
- a CDS encoding Nif3-like dinuclear metal center hexameric protein — translation MPVLAEVIAALEDAYPPALAESWDAVGLVCGDPAEPVTDVLVCVDPVAATVDEAIDTGVQLVVAHHPLLLRGVHGVPADTPKGRLVHRLIRAGVALYCAHTNADSANPGVSDALAEAIGLRVLRPLDPHPDGTTGLGRIGELPGPEPFAAFVHRVAAALPRTEPGVLGAGDPDRPIRTVAVSGGAGDGFLAAATEAGVDAYVTADLRHHPAGEHLETGPGAPALVGLTHWASEWPWCGQASAVLRAAFAGNVNVHVSTRRTDPWTIRG, via the coding sequence ATGCCCGTGCTCGCCGAAGTGATCGCCGCCCTGGAGGACGCCTACCCGCCCGCGCTCGCGGAGAGCTGGGACGCCGTCGGCCTGGTCTGCGGGGACCCGGCCGAGCCGGTCACGGACGTGCTGGTCTGCGTCGACCCGGTGGCGGCGACCGTCGACGAGGCGATCGACACCGGTGTCCAGCTGGTCGTCGCGCACCACCCGCTGCTGCTGCGCGGGGTGCACGGCGTGCCCGCCGACACGCCGAAGGGCCGCTTGGTGCACCGCCTCATCCGCGCCGGTGTCGCCCTGTACTGCGCGCACACCAACGCCGACTCGGCGAACCCCGGCGTCTCCGACGCGCTCGCCGAGGCGATCGGCCTGCGGGTGCTCCGCCCGCTCGACCCGCACCCGGACGGCACCACCGGCCTGGGCCGGATCGGTGAGCTGCCCGGGCCGGAGCCGTTCGCGGCGTTCGTGCACCGGGTCGCCGCCGCCCTGCCGCGGACCGAACCGGGCGTGCTCGGCGCCGGCGACCCGGATCGTCCGATTAGGACGGTGGCGGTGTCGGGCGGGGCCGGTGACGGTTTCCTCGCCGCCGCCACCGAAGCCGGCGTGGACGCCTACGTCACCGCCGACCTGCGCCACCACCCGGCCGGTGAGCACCTGGAGACCGGCCCCGGCGCGCCCGCGCTGGTCGGCCTGACCCACTGGGCGAGCGAGTGGCCGTGGTGCGGTCAAGCCTCGGCCGTCCTGCGCGCCGCGTTTGCGGGTAACGTCAACGTTCACGTGTCCACGCGCCGAACCGATCCGTGGACCATCCGTGGGTGA
- a CDS encoding low molecular weight protein-tyrosine-phosphatase — protein sequence MTEPSLHICFVCSGNICRSPMAAIVVREHLRRAGLADRVRVTSAGTGPWHVGEPADPRARDTLRANGYSAKHVAAQVDGDHLAADLLLAADQGHLRTLRRMVDDPDRVRLLRSFDPSAPDGAEIPDPYYGGDDGFPEVLAMIERTVPGLLDWVKARR from the coding sequence GTGACCGAGCCGAGCCTGCACATCTGCTTCGTCTGTTCCGGCAACATCTGCCGCTCCCCGATGGCGGCGATCGTGGTCCGGGAGCACCTCCGGCGCGCCGGGCTGGCCGACCGCGTGCGGGTGACCAGCGCGGGCACCGGGCCGTGGCACGTCGGCGAACCGGCCGACCCGCGCGCCCGGGACACGCTGCGCGCGAACGGCTACTCCGCCAAGCACGTGGCCGCGCAGGTGGATGGTGACCACCTCGCCGCCGACCTCCTGCTCGCCGCCGACCAGGGCCACCTGCGCACGCTGCGGCGGATGGTGGACGACCCGGACCGCGTGCGCCTGCTGCGCTCGTTCGACCCGTCCGCCCCGGACGGGGCGGAGATCCCGGACCCCTACTACGGCGGCGACGACGGGTTCCCCGAGGTGCTGGCGATGATCGAGCGCACCGTGCCGGGGCTGCTCGACTGGGTGAAGGCCCGGCGGTGA
- a CDS encoding fructosamine kinase family protein codes for MSAREAVERLLGVEVTGVRRSGGAVCLVTAAGRGVLVAKEGAGPGATEAEAAGLRWLGEYGDVPVPEVHAHDGEWIVMAYVPPTYPEAAAAEEFGRGLARLHLRGAPAYGSPPPGGPADAWMGLAPMRNEPGEDWASFYAAQRVLPYVRMCVDQGLYDTEQAAVFERLCARLPELGGPPEPPSRIHGDAWSGNVHWAQGAVWLIDPAAHGGHREADLAMLQLFGTPLLGHILGAYEEAAKDLDAPLAEGWRERVELHQLFPLLMHAAVFGAGYARQALRAARAALG; via the coding sequence ATGAGCGCGCGGGAAGCCGTGGAACGGCTGCTGGGAGTCGAGGTCACCGGGGTGCGCCGCAGCGGCGGGGCCGTGTGCCTGGTCACCGCTGCCGGACGCGGTGTGCTGGTCGCCAAGGAAGGTGCCGGACCGGGCGCGACCGAGGCCGAGGCCGCGGGGCTGCGGTGGCTCGGCGAGTACGGCGACGTCCCGGTCCCCGAGGTCCACGCGCACGACGGCGAGTGGATCGTGATGGCCTACGTCCCGCCGACCTACCCGGAGGCCGCGGCGGCGGAGGAGTTCGGGCGCGGCCTGGCGCGGCTGCACCTGCGGGGCGCACCGGCCTACGGGTCGCCGCCGCCGGGCGGGCCCGCCGACGCGTGGATGGGCCTGGCGCCGATGCGCAACGAGCCGGGCGAGGACTGGGCGTCGTTCTACGCCGCGCAGCGGGTGCTGCCCTACGTGCGGATGTGCGTGGACCAGGGCCTGTACGACACCGAGCAGGCCGCGGTGTTCGAGCGGCTGTGCGCACGGTTGCCGGAGCTGGGCGGGCCGCCGGAGCCGCCGTCCCGCATCCACGGCGACGCGTGGAGCGGCAACGTGCACTGGGCGCAGGGCGCGGTGTGGCTGATCGACCCGGCGGCGCACGGCGGGCACCGCGAGGCGGACCTGGCGATGCTCCAGCTGTTCGGGACGCCGCTGCTGGGTCACATCCTCGGCGCGTACGAGGAGGCGGCGAAGGACCTGGACGCCCCGCTCGCCGAGGGGTGGCGGGAGCGGGTGGAGCTGCACCAGCTGTTCCCGCTGCTGATGCACGCCGCCGTGTTCGGCGCCGGCTACGCGCGGCAGGCCCTGCGCGCGGCGCGGGCGGCCCTCGGCTGA
- a CDS encoding SURF1 family cytochrome oxidase biogenesis protein, with protein MRLKFLLRPSWLALVVGVLAFAFACFTLLSPWQFSRNEQREAQNKAIEASLTADPRPLNDVLPPGATPDSRTEWTRVSITGTYLPEHEVVARLRTVQGQPAFEVLTPFRTTDGQVVLVDRGYLPPDSRTEVPPYAAPPAGPVTVVARIRQDETDPKNRDAFADASTRGKLQSYVVDSRVVARASGLDIRGGYFQLDSDQPGVLNPLPLPQTDAGPFFSYALQWIAFGIMAIAGLVYFTVREMKPGGVLNEMAGKRKRKSVAEILAEDEAGEHAAGGPDREGADREDADRQEQPAQRN; from the coding sequence GTGCGGCTGAAGTTCCTCCTCAGGCCGAGCTGGCTCGCCCTCGTGGTGGGTGTGCTCGCGTTCGCGTTCGCCTGCTTCACGCTGCTCTCGCCGTGGCAGTTCTCCCGCAACGAGCAGCGCGAGGCGCAGAACAAGGCCATCGAAGCCTCGCTCACCGCCGACCCGCGCCCGCTGAACGACGTCCTGCCGCCCGGCGCCACCCCGGACAGCCGCACCGAGTGGACCCGCGTGTCGATCACCGGCACGTACCTGCCCGAGCACGAGGTCGTCGCGCGGTTGCGGACCGTGCAGGGCCAGCCCGCCTTCGAGGTGCTCACCCCCTTCCGCACCACCGACGGGCAGGTCGTGCTCGTCGACCGGGGCTACCTGCCGCCCGACTCCCGCACCGAGGTGCCGCCGTACGCCGCGCCGCCGGCCGGTCCGGTGACGGTCGTGGCACGCATCCGGCAGGACGAGACCGACCCGAAGAACCGGGACGCCTTCGCCGACGCGTCCACCCGCGGCAAGCTGCAGAGCTACGTCGTGGACAGCCGCGTGGTGGCCCGGGCGAGTGGTCTGGACATCCGCGGCGGGTACTTCCAGCTCGACTCGGACCAGCCCGGCGTGCTCAACCCGCTGCCGCTGCCGCAGACCGACGCCGGACCGTTCTTCTCCTACGCGCTGCAGTGGATCGCGTTCGGGATCATGGCCATCGCCGGCCTGGTGTACTTCACCGTCCGGGAGATGAAGCCCGGCGGGGTGCTCAACGAGATGGCCGGGAAGCGGAAGCGGAAGTCGGTCGCGGAGATCCTGGCCGAGGACGAAGCCGGGGAGCACGCGGCCGGCGGCCCAGACCGGGAAGGCGCAGACCGGGAAGACGCAGACCGGCAAGAGCAGCCAGCACAGCGGAACTGA
- a CDS encoding FadR/GntR family transcriptional regulator, whose protein sequence is MLDAVGTAIACGQLPPGSVLRLEELQQSHGASRTVAREVVRALEAMRLTTSKRRVGITVRDCADWNHYDPRLIRWQLDSEHRPVALRNLMELRWAVEPSAARFAALRASPEDRGRLRALGARLEATAHARDLTTFLRHDIAFHHLVLAASGNPMFGQLSAVVAEVLTGRTEHGLMPLEPQPEAVALHLEVAHAVDRGDAERAEQAMRGIMLQARDEVAEQFQ, encoded by the coding sequence ATGCTCGACGCGGTGGGCACCGCGATCGCCTGCGGGCAGCTGCCGCCGGGCTCGGTGCTGCGGCTGGAGGAGCTCCAGCAGAGCCACGGTGCCTCCCGCACCGTCGCCCGGGAGGTGGTGCGCGCGCTGGAGGCGATGCGCCTGACCACCAGCAAGCGCCGCGTCGGCATCACCGTGCGGGACTGCGCCGACTGGAACCACTACGACCCCCGGCTGATCCGCTGGCAACTCGACAGCGAGCACCGGCCGGTGGCGCTGCGCAACCTCATGGAGCTGCGCTGGGCGGTCGAACCGAGCGCCGCGCGATTCGCCGCGCTCCGGGCGAGCCCCGAGGACCGCGGACGGCTGCGCGCCCTGGGCGCCCGGCTGGAAGCCACCGCGCACGCGCGGGACCTGACCACCTTCCTCCGGCACGACATCGCCTTCCACCACCTGGTGCTCGCCGCGTCCGGGAACCCGATGTTCGGGCAGCTGTCCGCGGTCGTCGCGGAGGTGCTCACCGGGCGGACCGAGCACGGCCTGATGCCGCTGGAACCGCAGCCGGAGGCCGTCGCCCTGCACCTGGAGGTCGCGCACGCGGTCGACCGCGGCGACGCGGAGCGGGCCGAGCAGGCGATGCGCGGCATCATGCTCCAGGCGCGGGATGAGGTCGCTGAGCAGTTCCAGTAG
- a CDS encoding gluconokinase encodes MTVIVVMGVAGSGKTTVGAMLAERLGVEYAEADTFHSPANIQKMSSGHPLTDDDRWPWLRAIAAWITAHQRSGGVVSSSALKRGYRDVLRTGGDLWFLHLDGPRDVLAERMRGRNGHFMPVSLLDSQLADLEPLGTDERGMVADVRESPAAIVDRALTELAQEVP; translated from the coding sequence ATGACGGTCATCGTCGTAATGGGGGTAGCCGGGTCGGGCAAGACGACGGTCGGGGCGATGCTGGCCGAGCGCCTGGGTGTCGAGTACGCCGAAGCGGACACGTTCCACTCGCCGGCGAACATCCAGAAGATGTCGTCCGGCCATCCGCTCACCGACGACGACCGGTGGCCGTGGTTGCGGGCGATCGCGGCGTGGATCACCGCGCACCAGCGGTCCGGCGGTGTGGTGTCGTCGTCCGCGCTCAAGCGTGGTTACCGGGACGTGCTGCGGACCGGCGGGGACCTGTGGTTCCTGCACCTGGACGGCCCGCGGGACGTGCTGGCGGAGCGGATGCGCGGGCGCAACGGGCACTTCATGCCGGTGTCGCTGCTGGACTCCCAGCTCGCCGACCTCGAACCCCTCGGAACGGACGAGCGCGGGATGGTCGCCGACGTCCGGGAATCCCCCGCGGCGATCGTGGACCGGGCGCTCACCGAGCTGGCCCAGGAAGTGCCGTGA
- the nudC gene encoding NAD(+) diphosphatase, with protein sequence MTVAPFRLGRLPTLSRSTVDRQEMLRTNPERLRARWRDAQVMLLDKQLRTPVREGEPVLATRKALTFGEEPPADAVFLGEWQGVDHWSLPGEPEGEPEIVQQPGSWGVPEEVPRVDGELWVTLRAHGDQLDDTAAGLFTTAQALRLWHRQARFCVRDGSPTHLVQFGWASKCESCGREEYPRTDPAIICLVHDEEGVNGEHVLLARQPVWPPGRFSVLAGFVEAGESLEGCCVREIREEVGADVHDVRYLGSQPWPFPRSIMLGFTAKADPARPLVPADGEIETAMWVPRADVRAAFEAGGRPVPILDGAGELILPGNASIARVMLEAWAYADRG encoded by the coding sequence GTGACCGTCGCACCGTTCAGGCTGGGCCGCCTCCCGACCCTCTCCCGGTCCACAGTGGACCGTCAGGAGATGTTGCGGACCAACCCCGAGCGCCTGCGCGCCCGCTGGCGGGACGCGCAGGTGATGCTGCTGGACAAGCAGTTGCGCACGCCGGTGCGCGAGGGGGAGCCCGTCCTGGCCACCCGCAAGGCGCTGACCTTCGGGGAGGAACCGCCGGCTGACGCGGTGTTCCTCGGCGAATGGCAGGGCGTCGACCACTGGTCGCTGCCCGGTGAGCCGGAGGGCGAACCGGAGATCGTGCAGCAGCCGGGCAGCTGGGGCGTGCCCGAGGAGGTGCCCCGCGTCGACGGCGAGCTGTGGGTGACGCTGCGGGCGCACGGTGACCAGCTCGACGACACCGCGGCGGGGCTGTTCACCACGGCACAGGCGCTGCGCTTGTGGCACCGGCAGGCGCGGTTCTGCGTGCGCGACGGTAGCCCGACGCACCTGGTGCAGTTCGGCTGGGCGTCGAAGTGCGAGTCGTGCGGCCGCGAGGAGTACCCGCGCACCGACCCGGCGATCATCTGCCTGGTGCACGACGAGGAGGGCGTCAACGGCGAGCACGTGCTGCTGGCGCGGCAGCCGGTGTGGCCGCCGGGGCGGTTCTCCGTGCTGGCCGGGTTCGTCGAGGCCGGCGAGTCGCTCGAAGGCTGCTGCGTGCGGGAGATCCGCGAGGAGGTCGGCGCCGACGTCCACGACGTGCGGTACCTGGGCAGCCAGCCGTGGCCGTTCCCGCGGTCGATCATGCTCGGGTTCACCGCCAAGGCCGACCCGGCGCGCCCGCTGGTTCCCGCGGACGGCGAGATCGAGACCGCGATGTGGGTGCCGCGCGCCGACGTGCGAGCGGCCTTCGAAGCCGGCGGCCGCCCGGTGCCGATCCTGGACGGGGCGGGCGAACTGATCCTGCCGGGTAACGCCTCGATCGCCCGCGTGATGCTGGAAGCCTGGGCCTACGCCGACCGGGGTTGA
- a CDS encoding M16 family metallopeptidase yields MTTVGHRSAEEIGRTASGPRPVPELGAQIAAADLAHVDTVLPSGLRLLAVRKPTVPLVELRLRIPFGGTEPLHAATAEVLAETMLTGTARRDRVEIDTELALIGGELDTVVDPERLTISGNGLATGLPTLLDVLADALTGASYVDEEVARESARLVERLAVSRTQPRVIAREALLRHVYGDHPATREMPQASDVEQVTPEAVRALHAASVLPRGSVLVIVGDVDPEQIAGDVERALSGWASDRPAVAMPGLPEVTGGDLLLVPRAGAVQSQIRLIAQSLPRTDPRYPALQLANLTYGGYFSSRLVENIREDKGYTYSAHSGFEFTGTTATVGVDADTANEVTAAALLETRYELGRLAVVPPTAEEVESVRQYAIGSLLTATSSQAGLASQLAALTAAGLGAEWLAEHPRRVAEVTVEEVAQAALDFFAPARFTGVVVGDADTLAPQLTALGGVAVGEPGQ; encoded by the coding sequence GTGACGACCGTCGGACACCGCAGCGCCGAGGAGATCGGCCGCACGGCCAGTGGCCCGCGCCCGGTCCCGGAACTCGGTGCGCAGATCGCCGCCGCGGACCTGGCCCACGTGGACACCGTGCTGCCCAGCGGGTTGCGCCTGCTCGCGGTGCGCAAGCCGACCGTGCCGCTGGTCGAGCTGCGCCTGCGGATCCCGTTCGGCGGTACCGAGCCGCTGCACGCGGCCACCGCCGAGGTGCTCGCCGAGACCATGCTCACCGGCACCGCCCGGCGGGACCGCGTCGAGATCGACACCGAACTGGCGTTGATCGGCGGCGAGCTGGACACCGTGGTCGATCCGGAGCGGCTCACCATCTCCGGCAACGGCCTGGCGACCGGCCTGCCGACGCTGCTGGACGTGCTCGCCGACGCACTCACCGGTGCGTCCTATGTGGACGAGGAGGTGGCGCGGGAGTCGGCCCGGCTGGTCGAGCGGCTGGCGGTGTCCCGCACCCAGCCGCGGGTGATCGCGCGCGAGGCGCTGCTCCGGCACGTCTACGGCGACCACCCGGCGACCCGCGAGATGCCGCAGGCGTCCGACGTCGAGCAGGTGACGCCGGAGGCCGTGCGCGCGCTGCACGCCGCGTCCGTGCTGCCGCGCGGTTCCGTGCTCGTCATCGTCGGCGACGTCGACCCGGAGCAGATCGCCGGGGACGTCGAGCGCGCGTTGTCCGGCTGGGCGTCGGACCGCCCGGCGGTCGCGATGCCCGGGCTGCCCGAGGTGACCGGTGGTGACCTGCTGCTGGTGCCCCGGGCCGGGGCGGTGCAGTCGCAGATCCGGCTCATCGCGCAGTCGCTGCCCCGCACCGATCCGCGTTACCCCGCGCTCCAGCTGGCGAACCTGACCTACGGCGGCTACTTCTCGTCCCGGCTGGTGGAGAACATCCGCGAGGACAAGGGCTACACCTACAGCGCCCACTCCGGGTTCGAGTTCACCGGCACCACCGCGACCGTGGGCGTGGACGCGGACACGGCGAACGAGGTCACCGCGGCCGCGCTGCTGGAGACCCGCTACGAGCTGGGCCGCCTCGCGGTCGTGCCGCCGACGGCCGAGGAGGTGGAGTCGGTGCGCCAGTACGCGATCGGCTCGCTGCTGACCGCGACCTCGTCGCAGGCCGGGCTGGCGAGCCAGCTCGCCGCGCTGACCGCGGCGGGCCTGGGTGCGGAGTGGCTGGCCGAGCACCCGCGGCGGGTCGCCGAGGTCACGGTCGAGGAGGTCGCGCAGGCCGCGCTCGACTTCTTCGCCCCGGCCCGCTTCACCGGGGTCGTGGTGGGTGACGCCGACACGCTCGCGCCGCAGCTGACCGCGCTGGGCGGGGTCGCGGTGGGGGAGCCCGGCCAGTGA